The Hymenobacter sp. DG01 genome has a segment encoding these proteins:
- a CDS encoding class I SAM-dependent methyltransferase: MEHLSSLVSAPPLPATCPSVGAADAPFLLPEPVEPPASPCRFCGAPLDYTFVNLGTSPLCQNHVRPHEFNRAEAFYPLHARVCRSCFLVQLDEFVTSEEIFQNDYAYFSSYSASWLRHARRYTDMATERFGLGSNSLVVEVASNDGYLLQYFVEKRIPVLGIEPAANVAGHAQAKGINTLVRFFGSETARYVAELSGQADLLLGNNVLAHVPDINDFVAGMRILLKPSGVITMEFPHLLRLMEGNQFDTIYHEHFSYLSFYTVERIFAHHGLTLFDVEELPTHGGSLRIFARHAANLGRPVTERVVALRHRELEAGITDLACYSDFEEKAKETKRKLLEFLIEARREGKTVVGYGAPGKGNTLLNYCGIRTDFLEYTVDVSPHKQGNFLPGTRIPICHPDRIRQTRPDYVLILPWNLREEIMEQMQDIRSWGGRFVVPIPEVQVYE, encoded by the coding sequence ATGGAACACCTGTCCTCGCTCGTTTCCGCGCCGCCGCTTCCTGCCACTTGCCCCTCCGTAGGCGCCGCCGATGCTCCCTTCCTGCTGCCCGAGCCGGTGGAGCCGCCGGCCAGTCCGTGCCGTTTTTGCGGGGCCCCGCTGGACTACACCTTCGTGAACCTGGGCACCTCGCCGCTGTGCCAGAACCACGTGCGGCCCCACGAGTTTAACCGGGCCGAGGCCTTTTACCCCCTGCACGCCCGGGTGTGCCGCAGCTGCTTTCTGGTCCAGCTCGATGAGTTTGTGACCTCCGAGGAAATCTTCCAGAACGACTACGCCTACTTTTCGTCATACTCAGCTTCCTGGCTGCGCCACGCCCGCCGCTACACCGATATGGCCACCGAGCGGTTCGGGCTGGGCAGCAACAGCCTGGTAGTGGAAGTAGCCTCCAACGACGGCTACCTGCTGCAGTATTTCGTGGAGAAAAGAATACCAGTGCTGGGCATTGAGCCGGCCGCCAATGTAGCCGGCCACGCCCAGGCCAAGGGCATCAACACGCTGGTGCGCTTTTTCGGGAGCGAAACGGCCCGCTACGTGGCCGAGCTTTCGGGGCAGGCCGATTTGCTGCTGGGCAACAACGTGCTGGCCCATGTGCCCGACATCAACGACTTCGTGGCCGGCATGCGCATCCTGCTCAAGCCCAGTGGTGTCATCACCATGGAGTTTCCGCACCTGCTGCGCCTGATGGAGGGCAACCAGTTCGATACCATCTACCACGAGCACTTCAGCTACCTGTCGTTTTACACCGTGGAGCGCATCTTCGCCCACCACGGCCTGACCCTCTTTGATGTGGAAGAGCTGCCCACCCACGGCGGCTCCCTGCGCATCTTCGCCCGGCACGCGGCCAACCTGGGCCGGCCCGTAACCGAGCGGGTAGTGGCCCTGCGCCACCGCGAGCTGGAAGCCGGCATTACGGACCTGGCCTGCTACAGCGACTTCGAGGAGAAAGCCAAGGAAACCAAGCGCAAGCTCCTCGAATTTTTGATTGAAGCCCGGCGCGAGGGCAAAACGGTGGTCGGCTACGGGGCGCCCGGCAAAGGCAACACCCTGCTGAACTACTGCGGCATCCGGACCGATTTTCTGGAATATACCGTGGATGTAAGCCCCCACAAGCAAGGCAACTTTCTGCCGGGCACTCGCATTCCCATCTGCCACCCCGACCGTATCCGCCAGACCCGGCCCGACTACGTGCTGATTCTACCCTGGAACCTGCGCGAAGAGATTATGGAGCAAATGCAGGACATCCGCAGCTGGGGCGGGCGCTTTGTGGTGCCCATCCCGGAAGTGCAGGTGTACGAATAA
- a CDS encoding NAD(P)H-dependent oxidoreductase: MLIIDTALQQRQREGRPIRVGMIGAGFMARGVARQICCYVPGMELVAIANRTPDKARAIYAEAGVTDVTEVGTVAQLEACVAQGRPAITDDALLLSRAAGIEAIIEVTGAVEHGARVVLEAIRHGKHIILLNAELDGTVGPILKVYADRAGVVYTVADGDQPGVTLNLARFVKGLGVTPVLCGNIKGLHDPYRNPTTQEGFARQWGQNPSMVTSFADGSKISFEQAVVANALGMRVARRGMLGPTVEPGTPITKAAEWYPHELLLGGGPGIVDYVVGAEPGPGVFVLGTIDDPVQQHYLKLYKLGPGPLYCFYTPYHLCHFETPTTVARAVLFQDAALAPAGPMCVEVVTAAKVPLLAGQVLDGIGHYHTYGLAENADVAERENLLPIGVAEGCILRHDIPKDQVLTYHDVIVPEGRLIDQLRREQAAYFRPQSQLLTPAAAVAASSVV; this comes from the coding sequence ATGCTCATCATTGATACGGCGCTGCAACAGCGCCAGCGCGAAGGCCGCCCCATTCGGGTTGGTATGATAGGGGCCGGCTTTATGGCCCGGGGCGTGGCCCGGCAAATCTGCTGCTATGTGCCCGGCATGGAGCTGGTGGCCATTGCCAACCGCACCCCGGACAAAGCCCGCGCCATTTACGCCGAAGCTGGCGTAACCGACGTAACTGAGGTGGGGACGGTAGCGCAGCTGGAAGCCTGCGTGGCCCAGGGCCGCCCCGCCATCACCGACGACGCCTTGCTGCTCAGTCGGGCCGCGGGCATCGAGGCCATTATTGAGGTAACCGGGGCCGTAGAGCACGGGGCCCGCGTGGTGCTGGAGGCCATTCGGCACGGTAAGCACATCATTCTGCTCAACGCCGAGCTGGACGGCACCGTGGGACCCATCCTGAAAGTGTACGCCGACCGCGCTGGGGTAGTATATACCGTTGCCGACGGCGACCAGCCCGGCGTAACCCTCAACCTGGCCCGCTTCGTGAAGGGGCTGGGGGTAACTCCCGTGCTCTGCGGCAACATCAAGGGCCTGCACGACCCCTACCGCAACCCCACCACCCAGGAGGGGTTTGCCCGGCAGTGGGGCCAGAACCCCAGCATGGTGACCAGCTTCGCCGATGGCAGCAAAATCAGCTTTGAGCAGGCCGTGGTAGCCAATGCCCTGGGCATGCGCGTGGCCCGCCGGGGCATGCTGGGGCCCACCGTAGAGCCGGGCACGCCCATCACCAAAGCCGCCGAGTGGTACCCCCACGAGCTGCTGCTGGGCGGCGGACCCGGCATAGTGGACTATGTAGTGGGCGCCGAGCCGGGCCCCGGCGTGTTTGTGCTGGGCACCATTGATGACCCCGTGCAGCAGCATTACCTGAAGCTCTACAAGCTGGGGCCAGGGCCGCTGTACTGCTTCTACACGCCCTACCACCTCTGCCACTTCGAAACCCCCACCACCGTAGCGCGGGCCGTGCTGTTTCAGGATGCCGCCCTGGCGCCGGCGGGCCCCATGTGCGTGGAGGTAGTAACGGCTGCCAAGGTGCCTCTGCTGGCCGGGCAGGTGCTGGATGGCATTGGGCACTACCACACCTACGGCCTGGCCGAAAATGCCGACGTAGCCGAGCGCGAAAACCTGCTCCCCATTGGCGTGGCCGAAGGCTGCATCCTGCGTCATGATATCCCCAAAGACCAGGTGCTGACCTACCACGACGTGATAGTGCCCGAAGGCCGGCTGATTGACCAGCTGCGCCGCGAGCAAGCCGCCTACTTCCGGCCTCAAAGCCAGTTGCTTACCCCAGCCGCCGCGGTAGCCGCGTCTTCGGTGGTGTAG
- a CDS encoding gliding motility-associated C-terminal domain-containing protein, translated as MDRTRTLFFRLGQQWLWLLLVAALNLVAPAAQATHIVGGELDLQYRSGSTYALTLTLYFDAINGSPGALDQTMRAGIFERGSNLRMQNVMLPLTSNTFVNYSNPVCTSPVLSTRKLIYTTNITLPTATYASPGGYYVAVERCCRNQGVSNILNSLSAAQAFYLEFPAVVRDGQRFLDSTPRIFPALGDYVCRGELFTYDFGGQDPDGDSLAYDMVTPLNGHAGSGNSSNPLQAAPAPYAPVAWAPGLSAQNQIPGSPSLGIDARTGRLVVRPTQLGLFVFGVRCSEYRQGVKIGETRRDFQLYVLNCPRNTAPSLELRSSAGVPYRPGRDTLRLVVGADHCMQARFTDPDAGSRLTVELRPVNFTAPVPTFAAAASGVVRTPTDTLITRFCFSECLNSGGRVFLLDVIVADDGCSLPKRDTVRVAFTAVPPPDAPPVLTTTFPPVPAAPAAPPVTIRVPLGTTYTADLAGFDADTDPLALTATGQGFELAAVGMRFTAQNGRGQATGAFQWQAACTAQQFPDLVVTFRLQESAVCNNLAQVRTVRFELAPPIDTVAFRPPNIITPNHDGKNDVFTLPDLPPDLCDGRFAGIAIYSRWGAKVYHSDSRSFRWEGNGLAGTYYYLVTYTDGRRYKGWLQVTP; from the coding sequence ATGGACAGGACACGTACCCTTTTCTTCCGGCTTGGTCAACAATGGCTATGGCTGCTGCTGGTTGCCGCCCTCAACCTGGTGGCCCCGGCGGCGCAGGCTACCCACATTGTGGGCGGCGAGCTGGATTTGCAGTACCGCAGCGGCAGCACGTATGCCCTCACCCTTACTCTGTACTTCGACGCCATCAACGGCAGCCCGGGCGCCCTCGACCAAACCATGCGGGCCGGCATTTTCGAGCGCGGCTCCAACCTGCGGATGCAAAACGTAATGTTGCCCCTCACCAGCAACACCTTTGTAAACTACTCCAATCCGGTTTGTACCTCCCCGGTGCTGAGCACCCGCAAGCTTATCTACACCACTAACATTACGCTGCCGACGGCTACTTACGCCAGTCCGGGCGGCTATTACGTGGCCGTGGAGCGCTGCTGCCGCAACCAGGGCGTCAGCAATATTCTGAACTCGTTGAGCGCCGCCCAGGCCTTTTATCTGGAGTTTCCGGCCGTGGTGCGGGACGGGCAGCGCTTTCTGGATTCTACCCCCCGCATCTTTCCGGCCCTCGGCGACTATGTCTGCCGGGGCGAGCTGTTTACCTACGACTTTGGCGGTCAGGACCCCGATGGCGACTCGCTGGCCTACGATATGGTTACTCCCCTCAATGGGCACGCCGGCTCGGGCAACTCGTCTAACCCGCTGCAGGCTGCCCCGGCCCCTTACGCCCCGGTGGCGTGGGCGCCGGGCCTGAGCGCCCAGAACCAGATTCCGGGCAGCCCGAGCCTGGGTATTGATGCCCGCACTGGCCGCCTGGTGGTGCGGCCTACCCAGCTGGGCCTGTTTGTGTTTGGGGTGCGCTGCTCCGAGTACCGGCAGGGGGTGAAAATAGGGGAAACCCGCCGCGACTTTCAGCTGTACGTGCTCAACTGCCCCCGCAACACAGCGCCCAGCCTGGAGCTGCGTTCCTCGGCCGGCGTACCCTACCGCCCGGGCCGCGACACGCTGCGGCTGGTGGTTGGCGCCGACCACTGCATGCAGGCGCGCTTCACGGACCCCGACGCGGGCTCGCGCCTGACCGTGGAGCTGCGCCCCGTTAACTTCACTGCCCCGGTCCCTACGTTTGCGGCGGCAGCCAGCGGCGTGGTGCGTACCCCCACCGATACCCTCATCACCCGCTTCTGCTTTTCGGAGTGCCTGAACTCCGGCGGGCGGGTGTTTCTGCTGGATGTAATAGTGGCCGATGATGGCTGCAGCCTGCCCAAGCGCGACACGGTGCGGGTTGCCTTCACGGCCGTGCCGCCCCCGGATGCGCCCCCTGTCCTGACGACCACCTTCCCGCCCGTTCCCGCCGCCCCGGCCGCGCCACCGGTTACCATCCGGGTACCCCTGGGCACTACCTACACCGCCGACCTGGCTGGCTTCGATGCCGATACTGACCCACTGGCCCTGACGGCTACCGGCCAGGGCTTCGAGCTGGCGGCGGTGGGCATGCGCTTTACGGCCCAGAACGGGCGGGGGCAGGCTACCGGCGCTTTTCAGTGGCAGGCGGCCTGTACCGCCCAGCAGTTCCCCGATCTGGTCGTGACGTTTCGGCTTCAGGAAAGCGCCGTCTGCAACAATCTGGCGCAGGTCCGCACGGTTCGCTTTGAGCTGGCGCCGCCCATTGATACCGTTGCGTTCCGGCCGCCCAACATCATTACGCCCAACCACGACGGTAAAAACGACGTGTTCACCCTCCCGGACCTGCCGCCCGACCTCTGCGACGGGCGCTTCGCGGGCATTGCCATTTACAGCCGCTGGGGGGCCAAGGTGTACCACTCCGATAGCCGAAGCTTCCGGTGGGAGGGCAACGGCCTGGCCGGCACGTATTACTACCTGGTAACCTATACCGATGGCCGCCGCTACAAGGGCTGGCTGCAGGTAACCCCCTAG
- a CDS encoding sugar phosphate nucleotidyltransferase: MKVVLFCGGLGMRLREFSENTPKPMVPLGYRPMIWHIMRYYAHFGHKDFILCLGYKADMVKQYFMTYNECLSNDFVYSKGGRQVKLLNSDIDDWNITFVDTGLTSNIGQRLRAVQPFLEGEEMFLANYANGLTDLDLNQMISRFAATDAVGSFMAYQPQQSFHVVSLADDDRVNYISPIAKSGLWINAGYFVLRPEVFSYMAAGEELVEEPFQRLIQEGRLRAHRHAGFWTAMDTFKDKQTLDELCARGHAPWELWRTSTDPGQPLRLRAEALLRAVC, encoded by the coding sequence ATGAAAGTTGTTCTCTTCTGCGGCGGACTGGGCATGCGCCTGCGCGAGTTTTCCGAAAACACCCCCAAGCCCATGGTACCGCTCGGGTACCGGCCCATGATCTGGCACATCATGCGCTACTACGCCCATTTCGGCCACAAAGACTTTATTCTCTGCCTGGGCTACAAAGCCGATATGGTCAAGCAGTATTTCATGACCTACAACGAGTGCCTCTCCAACGACTTTGTGTACTCCAAGGGCGGGCGCCAGGTAAAGCTGCTGAACTCGGATATCGACGACTGGAACATCACGTTCGTAGATACAGGCCTGACCAGCAACATCGGGCAGCGCCTGCGGGCCGTGCAGCCTTTCCTGGAAGGTGAGGAGATGTTTCTGGCCAATTACGCCAACGGCCTCACCGACCTGGACCTCAACCAGATGATCAGCCGCTTTGCCGCCACCGATGCCGTGGGCAGCTTTATGGCCTACCAGCCCCAGCAGAGCTTCCATGTGGTGTCCCTGGCCGATGATGACCGGGTAAACTACATCAGCCCCATTGCCAAATCGGGCCTCTGGATCAACGCCGGCTACTTTGTGCTGCGGCCTGAGGTGTTCAGCTACATGGCGGCCGGCGAGGAGCTGGTAGAAGAGCCCTTTCAGCGGCTGATACAGGAGGGCCGGCTGCGGGCCCACCGCCACGCGGGCTTCTGGACGGCTATGGATACGTTCAAGGACAAGCAGACTCTGGATGAGCTCTGCGCCCGTGGCCATGCGCCCTGGGAGCTGTGGCGAACCAGCACCGACCCCGGCCAGCCCCTGCGGCTGCGCGCCGAGGCCCTGCTGCGCGCCGTATGCTAA
- the rfbF gene encoding glucose-1-phosphate cytidylyltransferase, with amino-acid sequence MKAVILAGGYGTRISEESGVRPKPMVEIGGRPILWHIMKIYAHHGIRDFVICCGYKGHLIKQYFSDYFLHNSDVTFRMDRNEMQIHRNHAEPWTVTLVDTGQETMTGGRLRRVREYVENETFCLTYGDGVGDVDIREAVRYHRQQGALATLTAVRQPGRFGVFNLQDSSSLVSSFTEKPEGGETPWINGGFFVLEPAIFDYIDGDDTVWEKAPLERLAAEGRLAAFRHTGFWQPMDTLRDKNMLEEMWQQGRAQWKVWSNAPESAEPDPVLADILASPVVAPLSQRVAAPTIMPAD; translated from the coding sequence ATGAAAGCAGTGATTCTGGCGGGTGGCTACGGCACCCGAATCAGTGAGGAAAGCGGCGTGCGGCCCAAGCCCATGGTGGAGATTGGGGGGCGGCCGATTCTGTGGCATATCATGAAGATATATGCCCACCATGGCATCCGCGACTTCGTTATCTGCTGCGGCTACAAGGGGCACCTGATCAAGCAGTACTTCTCTGATTATTTCCTGCACAACTCCGACGTGACATTCCGTATGGACCGCAACGAGATGCAGATTCATCGGAACCACGCCGAGCCCTGGACCGTGACCCTGGTAGATACCGGCCAGGAAACCATGACCGGCGGCCGCCTGCGCCGGGTGCGCGAGTACGTGGAAAACGAAACCTTCTGCCTGACCTACGGCGACGGGGTAGGCGACGTGGACATTCGGGAGGCCGTGCGCTACCACCGCCAGCAGGGCGCCCTGGCTACCCTCACGGCCGTCCGCCAGCCCGGCCGCTTCGGGGTGTTTAACCTGCAGGATTCCAGCAGCCTGGTTTCCAGCTTCACCGAGAAGCCGGAGGGCGGCGAAACGCCCTGGATCAACGGGGGATTCTTCGTGCTGGAGCCTGCCATTTTCGACTACATCGACGGCGACGACACGGTATGGGAAAAGGCCCCGCTGGAGCGCCTGGCCGCCGAAGGCCGCCTGGCCGCCTTCCGCCACACCGGCTTCTGGCAGCCCATGGATACCCTGCGCGACAAAAACATGCTGGAAGAAATGTGGCAGCAGGGCCGCGCCCAGTGGAAAGTATGGAGCAACGCCCCTGAGTCGGCGGAGCCCGACCCGGTGCTGGCCGACATCCTGGCCTCTCCCGTAGTGGCCCCGCTCAGCCAGCGGGTAGCCGCCCCCACCATCATGCCGGCCGATTGA
- the rfbC gene encoding dTDP-4-dehydrorhamnose 3,5-epimerase, whose translation MIFTETELPGAFIIDVDRMADERGFFARSWCADEFEAHGILMPPLQANVSSNPQRGTLRGMHLQLPPHEETKLVRCTRGAIYDVIVDLREESPTYGQWLGVELTADSFRMLFVPGRFAHGFITLQDNTDVCYQVSAKYAPGFERGLRWNDPAIGIKWPLEPTLISEKDQRHPDFELRVPVPIE comes from the coding sequence ATGATTTTCACCGAAACCGAGCTGCCCGGCGCCTTCATCATTGATGTGGACCGTATGGCCGATGAGCGCGGCTTTTTCGCCCGCTCCTGGTGCGCCGATGAGTTTGAGGCGCATGGTATTCTGATGCCGCCCCTGCAAGCCAACGTATCCTCTAACCCCCAGCGCGGCACCCTGCGCGGCATGCACCTGCAGCTGCCGCCCCACGAGGAAACCAAGCTCGTCCGCTGCACCCGCGGGGCCATTTACGACGTGATTGTGGACCTGCGCGAAGAGTCGCCGACTTACGGGCAGTGGCTGGGCGTGGAGCTGACCGCCGACTCGTTCCGGATGCTGTTCGTGCCGGGCCGCTTTGCCCACGGCTTCATCACCCTGCAGGACAATACCGACGTGTGCTACCAGGTATCGGCCAAGTACGCTCCGGGCTTCGAGCGGGGCCTGCGCTGGAACGACCCCGCCATCGGCATCAAGTGGCCCCTGGAGCCTACCCTGATTTCCGAGAAAGACCAGCGCCACCCCGACTTTGAGTTGCGCGTGCCCGTGCCTATTGAGTAA
- a CDS encoding WecB/TagA/CpsF family glycosyltransferase has protein sequence MLPKLPVLDSWISTGSVADFVATILKLGAARASAYVCFANVHMVVEAQHDAQFRQILREAALVAPDGSPVAAAVHWLNPRSAPQARVAGMDLLPVLLEAAARSGQSVYFYGTTNEVLTAMVARARRELPTLRIAGTHSPPFRALTPEEDAAEVAAINAADPDLLFVALGCPRQEKWMAAHQGRIRACMLGVGQAFPVYAGLERRLPLWARRLWLEWAYRLWLEPRRLWRRYLVTNTRFVYLLTRRTLANLAGRPVAQSAA, from the coding sequence ATGCTGCCAAAACTACCCGTTCTGGATTCCTGGATTTCAACCGGCTCGGTGGCTGATTTTGTGGCGACTATCCTGAAGCTGGGGGCGGCGCGCGCCTCGGCCTACGTGTGCTTTGCCAACGTGCACATGGTAGTGGAGGCCCAGCACGACGCCCAGTTCCGGCAGATTCTGCGCGAGGCCGCCCTGGTAGCCCCCGATGGCAGCCCCGTAGCTGCCGCCGTACACTGGCTCAACCCCCGCAGTGCGCCCCAGGCCCGCGTGGCCGGCATGGACCTGCTGCCCGTGCTGCTGGAAGCCGCCGCCCGCAGCGGGCAGTCGGTGTATTTCTATGGCACCACCAACGAAGTGCTGACGGCTATGGTAGCCCGGGCCCGGCGTGAGCTGCCCACGCTGCGCATAGCCGGCACCCACTCGCCCCCGTTCCGGGCCCTGACCCCGGAGGAAGACGCGGCCGAGGTAGCCGCCATCAACGCCGCCGACCCCGACCTGCTGTTTGTGGCCCTGGGCTGCCCGCGCCAGGAAAAATGGATGGCTGCCCACCAGGGGCGCATTCGGGCCTGTATGCTGGGGGTAGGGCAGGCGTTTCCGGTGTACGCGGGCCTGGAGCGCCGCCTGCCCCTGTGGGCCCGCCGCCTCTGGCTGGAGTGGGCCTACCGCCTGTGGCTGGAGCCGCGCCGGCTGTGGCGCCGCTACCTAGTCACCAACACCCGCTTCGTGTACCTGCTCACCCGGCGCACACTCGCCAACCTGGCCGGCCGGCCGGTTGCTCAGTCCGCCGCCTAG
- a CDS encoding NAD(P)-dependent oxidoreductase, which translates to MRILITGNMGYVGPGVVRHLRQQFPQAELIGYDMGYFAHCLTGARRLPESRLDRQIFGDIRHLPEGLLEGVDAVVNLAAISNDPMGQTYEQVTLDVNYLAGIELARKAKAAGVGSFVFASSCSMYGAGGEGAKTEASDLNPLTAYARSKVLTEQALRPLADDHFVVTCLRFATACGWSDRLRLDLVVNDFVAGAVAAGEISILSDGTPWRPLIHVQDMARAIAWALGRTPEVGGSFLAINTGSEQWNYQVRELAYAVAESLPGTRVSLNPAAPPDKRSYRVDFSLYRELAPDHQPRRTLADTIDELRDGLLGMNFRDAAFRSSELMRLRVLTSLREAHELADDLGWARAASARVVAAPAATIA; encoded by the coding sequence ATGCGCATTCTTATCACGGGTAACATGGGCTACGTGGGCCCGGGCGTGGTGCGCCACCTGCGGCAGCAGTTTCCGCAGGCCGAGCTGATTGGCTACGACATGGGCTACTTTGCCCACTGCCTCACCGGGGCCCGCCGCCTGCCCGAGTCGCGGCTGGACCGGCAGATTTTCGGCGACATCCGCCACCTGCCCGAAGGCTTGCTCGAAGGCGTGGACGCGGTAGTAAACCTGGCGGCCATCAGCAACGACCCCATGGGCCAGACCTACGAGCAGGTAACCCTGGATGTAAACTACCTGGCTGGCATTGAGCTGGCCCGTAAGGCCAAGGCGGCCGGCGTGGGCAGCTTCGTGTTTGCCTCCTCGTGCAGCATGTACGGGGCGGGGGGCGAGGGCGCCAAAACCGAAGCCTCCGACCTGAACCCCCTCACGGCCTACGCCCGCTCTAAGGTGCTGACCGAGCAGGCCCTGCGCCCCCTCGCCGACGACCACTTTGTGGTGACCTGCCTGCGCTTTGCTACTGCCTGCGGCTGGAGCGACCGGCTGCGGCTGGATCTGGTGGTAAACGACTTCGTGGCCGGGGCCGTGGCCGCCGGCGAAATCAGCATCCTGAGCGATGGTACGCCCTGGCGCCCCCTCATTCATGTGCAGGATATGGCCCGGGCCATTGCGTGGGCCTTGGGTCGCACCCCCGAGGTAGGGGGCTCCTTCCTGGCCATCAATACGGGCTCGGAGCAGTGGAACTACCAGGTGCGCGAGCTGGCCTACGCCGTGGCGGAGTCGCTGCCCGGTACCCGCGTGAGCCTGAACCCCGCCGCCCCGCCCGACAAACGCTCCTACCGCGTCGATTTCAGCCTGTACCGCGAGCTGGCCCCCGACCACCAGCCCCGCCGCACCCTTGCGGATACCATTGACGAGCTGCGCGACGGGCTGCTGGGCATGAACTTCCGCGACGCGGCCTTTCGCTCCTCGGAGCTGATGCGACTGCGCGTGCTCACCAGCCTGCGCGAAGCGCACGAGCTGGCCGACGACCTGGGCTGGGCCCGCGCCGCCAGTGCCCGGGTGGTAGCGGCTCCGGCTGCTACCATAGCCTAG
- a CDS encoding exopolysaccharide biosynthesis polyprenyl glycosylphosphotransferase has product MERYRHYSDTSRFILPAVDVLLIFAAFRLAGYLFLGNWYFGGYYPFFYAIFALLWWILSGQFANLYRTDRLITYPEKLLYLMRTFLLHAGVVLLGVVALHMYWLPARYLFSAYSFSVTAVVAGRFLITFFYRAYHKHLARPHSRFVIVGAGASGQELYRFLESHDPIANQFMGFFADSTEPVPAGIRPLVRGRLSELKEYCLRTQVDEIYFAMPLDRRQLIEDLSRFADDHFLSFRIVPDFRGTVRKDVNVYFYDHLPILTIRHAPLGIRTNQVLKRLFDIAFSLLVIVGVFPVVLTLLALLIKLDSPGPVFFKQMRPGKRNQLFPCYKLRTMRQGHGQTELQATKGDRRVTRVGYYLRKYNLDELPQFFNVLLGHMSVVGPRPNMISQLEEYSKHIRTYQMRHAVTPGITGYAQVNGFRGETREAGTMEKRVEYDLKYVENWSFGLDMKIIGLTVWNMVKGEKNAY; this is encoded by the coding sequence ATGGAACGTTACAGACACTACTCTGACACTTCCCGTTTTATTCTGCCCGCGGTTGATGTTCTGCTGATTTTCGCGGCCTTCCGGCTGGCCGGATATCTGTTCCTGGGCAACTGGTATTTTGGGGGCTACTATCCCTTCTTCTACGCCATTTTTGCCCTGCTCTGGTGGATTCTCTCGGGGCAGTTTGCCAACCTGTACCGTACTGACCGGCTGATTACCTACCCCGAGAAGCTGCTGTATCTGATGCGCACCTTTCTGCTGCACGCGGGGGTAGTGCTGCTGGGGGTAGTGGCCCTGCACATGTACTGGCTGCCGGCCCGCTACCTGTTTTCGGCCTACAGCTTTTCGGTAACGGCCGTGGTGGCGGGGCGCTTTCTGATTACGTTTTTCTACCGGGCCTACCATAAGCACCTGGCCCGCCCGCACAGCCGCTTCGTGATAGTAGGCGCAGGGGCCTCCGGGCAGGAGCTGTACCGCTTCCTGGAGTCGCACGACCCGATAGCCAACCAGTTCATGGGCTTTTTCGCCGATAGCACCGAGCCCGTGCCGGCCGGCATCCGGCCGTTGGTGCGCGGGCGCCTGTCTGAGCTGAAAGAGTACTGCCTGCGCACCCAGGTCGATGAAATCTACTTTGCCATGCCCCTCGATCGGCGCCAGCTCATCGAAGACCTCTCGCGCTTCGCCGACGACCATTTCCTGTCCTTCCGCATTGTCCCCGATTTCCGCGGCACCGTCCGTAAAGATGTGAATGTCTATTTCTACGACCACCTGCCCATTCTCACCATCCGGCACGCGCCCCTGGGCATCCGCACCAACCAAGTGCTCAAGCGCCTTTTCGACATTGCCTTTTCGCTGCTGGTGATTGTGGGCGTGTTTCCGGTGGTACTTACCCTGCTGGCCCTGCTCATCAAGCTCGATTCGCCGGGGCCGGTGTTTTTCAAGCAGATGCGGCCGGGCAAACGCAACCAGCTTTTCCCGTGCTACAAGCTGCGCACCATGCGCCAGGGCCACGGCCAAACCGAGCTGCAGGCAACCAAGGGCGACCGGCGCGTGACGCGCGTGGGCTACTACCTGCGTAAGTACAACCTCGATGAGCTGCCCCAGTTTTTTAATGTGCTGCTTGGGCACATGTCGGTGGTAGGGCCCCGGCCCAACATGATTTCGCAGCTGGAAGAGTACAGCAAGCACATCCGCACCTACCAGATGCGCCACGCCGTAACGCCCGGCATCACGGGGTACGCCCAGGTGAATGGCTTCCGGGGTGAAACCCGCGAGGCCGGCACCATGGAAAAGCGCGTGGAGTACGACCTGAAGTACGTAGAAAACTGGTCGTTCGGGCTGGATATGAAAATCATCGGCCTTACCGTCTGGAACATGGTGAAAGGCGAAAAGAACGCTTACTAG